The Hemicordylus capensis ecotype Gifberg chromosome 6, rHemCap1.1.pri, whole genome shotgun sequence genome window below encodes:
- the ZNF804B gene encoding zinc finger protein 804B isoform X1: MACYLVISSRHLSNGHYRGIKGIFRGPLCKNGSASPDFAEKEKAAARALEDVKANFYCELCDKQYHKHHEFDNHINSYDHAHKQRLKELKQREFARNVASKSWKDEKKQEKALKRLHQLAELRKQSECVAGCRPVLKMPQVVVEKQQRSQEKLIFAQKGKKKSTAEGHILTSSTSEKQQELLLSKNQSCIEKCRLLRNRVSCSTDACNRTGVSFSFSRKVHLKLESSASVFSENMEEAFDCNGSPRHTVKQTSKECNACLHMSDERKASLQKRLNTLQGHPDSTASCNQAAKNKTLKGNDQNAYREQVETHLSFCRDKIQSPECASAPGGKEQGREPRESKRFSETIVPSQYQMSNVSMQQNTYKHSDVLLAERIFELSAQQSPEQGHLCEVNYSPCIFKANGSSESSKAANANTETPRGDALVHEIKPKALPFLHVLSKDGSTALRWPTELLLFTKTEPSISYGCNPLYFDFKLSLSHRDNEHHEANTGSCKEHSKTMDIDGNEASGLPENKQLSNEQDNQSLKPKKKKRALSLKRSQPNLDSDPENETNQSAPKYISEELNENLPQVPAQLDCSQRHRTRATSPHRNIPVRSLAQHLQSCEKTLRDEVTENICIYPLVSRTKMQKCVQCEFMYSQRKNNPDLVTTCSSDISDSGKDSILGYPFGSPEKCVENEGKPSFAGCWKFSSLQKSSTDRQSNYSDTSVSSATSYISCYSSHRSSDHSRSHLAFCCKRKQKPVERQKCKHKKHNCISSSDDADEDCLFDNKSQRSRNCTQRQTVKYQRHSRYRHLLQRDISKPSRNRHPLCKHSRSRSYSSSKGSSIRDSGSSERSLSCTRSRGSRSGSLAKESMYSWNQRKEEMKSNYEAESGKSDAARSDCQDGSCLSKHAGTCSINHLGRESVGQEKSLTAKLLLEKVKSKKNQEQLQNMGGFSSACRIDLPYSPLGIKCGSPLESEAAFLLPEKALNINTNSVWNNETSPVESSADKAKAVATVIKNGTLTASTNYSNCLLQDLIQRGTGYQAPSVEVDAAIKEHSSILTDEKQCFLPSGDPVPNGFPGAFPLNSYPLVPNAMETKEEHSASANWNQVEGNLSSYSDSPMHKHNDTESKTELYSKCISSPLTQQPITFSPDEIDKYRFLQLQAQQHMQKQLVAKHFKVLPATGPAAFSASPAVHPLPVQQHASVATLHQTLLQSFALSAAVHPHSSHLSVTHIHPFPQSHFAPISLSPFTPAFMPMHAALLSGHPFHLVSASPIHSSHLTIPPLPHAAFLPTLFAPQLNAAASSAIHLNPLIHPFFQGQELQHHS, encoded by the coding sequence TGTTGCCGGATGTAGACCTGTGCTGAAAATGCCCCAAGTGGTTGTGGAGAAACAGCAGCGGTCCCAAGAAAAACTGATCTTTGCTCAAAAAGGCAAAAAAAAGAGCACAGCCGAAGGACATATTCTCACCAGCAGCACTTCTGAGAAACAACAGGAGCTTCTGCTGAGCAAGAACCAGTCTTGCATAGAGAAATGCCGTTTGCTCCGAAATCGTGTCTCCTGCAGCACCGATGCCTGTAACCGGACAGGAgtgtctttctccttctctaggAAAGTCCATCTGAAGCTCGAATCATCAGCATCTGTTTTCAGTGAGAACATGGAAGAAGCATTTGACTGCAATGGGTCACCTAGGCATACAGTGAAACAGACTTCCAAGGAATGCAATGCTTGCCTACATATGAGTGACGAGAGAAAAGCCAGTCTACAAAAACGATTAAACACACTTCAGGGTCACCCAGACAGCACTGCATCATGCAATCAGGCTGCAAAAAATAAAACGCTGAAAGGAAACGATCAGAATGCCTACAGGGAGCAAGTGGAAACTCATCTTTCATTTTGTAGAGACAAAATACAATCTCCAGAATGTGCCAGCGCGCCTGGTGGAAAGGAACAAGGAAGAGAGCCGAGAGAGTCTAAGAGATTCTCAGAAACTATTGTTCCATCTCAGTACCAAATGAGCAATGTTAGCATGCAGCAAAACACTTACAAGCACAGTGACGTCCTGTTAGCAGAACGCATCTTTGAGTTATCAGCCCAGCAATCACCTGAACAAGGACATTTGTGTGAGGTAAACTACAGTCCTTGTATATTCAAAGCAAACGGATCTTCTGAGAGTTCAAAAGCCGCAAATGCAAATACTGAAACACCGAGGGGTGATGCGCTGGTTCACGAAATTAAGCCCAAAGCCTTGCCCTTCCTTCATGTACTGAGTAAAGATGGCAGCACTGCCTTGCGGTGGCCCACGGAACTTCTTTTGTTTACAAAAACAGAACCTTCTATTTCCTATGGCTGCAATCCattatattttgattttaaacTCTCCTTATCCCACAGAGACAATGAGCATCATGAAGCCAACACAGGAAGTTGTAAAGAGCACTCAAAAACTATGGACATAGATGGAAACGAAGCCTCAGGTCTACCCGAAAACAAGCAACTGTCCAATGAACAAGATAATCAGTCTTTGaagccaaagaagaagaaaagagctcTAAGCCTCAAAAGGTCCCAGccaaatttggattcagaccCAGAGAACGAAACGAATCAAAGTGCTCCAAAGTACATTTCTGAGGAGTTGAATGAAAACTTGCCTCAAGTGCCTGCTCAGCTCGACTGCTCGCAAAGGCATCGCACCCGAGCAACAAGTCCCCATAGAAACATTCCTGTGAGATCTTTAGCGCAGCATTTGCAGAGCTGTGAAAAAACTTTACGGGACGAAGTCACGGAAAACATCTGCATTTATCCCTTGGTGTCGAggacaaaaatgcaaaaatgtgtTCAGTGTGAGTTCATGTATTCCCAAAGAAAAAACAATCCGGATTTGGTCACCACCTGTAGCAGTGACATAAGTGACAGTGGAAAAGACTCCATTCTTGGTTATCCTTTCGGTTCCCCTGAGAAGTGTGTAGAAAATGAAGGTAAGCCAAGCTTTGCTGGGTGCTGGAAATTCTCTTCTTTGCAAAAGTCCTCTACTGACAGACAGTCTAATTATTCTGACACCTCTGTTAGCAGTGCAACTAGTTACATTAGCTGCTACTCTAGTCACAGATCAAGTGATCACAGCAGAAGTCATTTAGCTTTTTGCTGCAAAAGAAAGCAAAAACCAGTTGAAAGGCAGAAATGTAAACACAAAAAGCACAATTGCATTTCATCTTCCGATGATGCAGATGAGGACTGCCTTTTCGACAATAAAAGTCAAAGATCTAGAAACTGTACACAGAGGCAGACAGTAAAATATCAAAGACATTCAAGATATAGGCATTTACTACAAAGAGACATATCAAAGCCGAGCAGAAATAGACATCCGCTCTGTAAACACAGCAGGAGCAGAAGCTACAGCAGCTCCAAAGGTTCTTCCATCCGAGATTCAGGAAGCAGCGAAAGATCATTGAGTTGCACCAGATCAAGAGGCAGTCGTTCAGGATCCCTTGCAAAAGAATCAATGTACAGCTGGAACCAACGCAAAGAGGAGATGAAAAGCAATTACGAGGCTGAATCAGGAAAATCAGACGCGGCACGCTCAGACTGCCAGGATGGAAGTTGCCTATCAAAACATGCGGGGACTTGCTCCATCAACCACTTAGGAAGAGAATCGGTGGGACAGGAGAAGTCTCTAACTGCCAAGCTCCTTTTGGAGAAGGTGAAATCAAAGAAAAACCAGGAGCAGCTTCAGAACATGGGAGGCTTTTCAAGTGCTTGCAGGATAGATCTCCCCTATAGTCCACTTGGAATTAAATGTGGATCTCCACTGGAGAGTGAAGCAGCGTTCCTTTTGCCAGAGAAAGCCCTCAACATTAATACAAACAGTGTGTGGAACAATGAAACCAGCCCGGTGGAAAGCAGTGCAGACAAAGCTAAAGCTGTAGCTACAGTAATAAAGAATGGCACTCTTACAGCTAGCACTAACTACAGTAATTGCCTGCTTCAGGATTTAATTCAAAGAGGAACTGGGTATCAGGCCCCAAGTGTGGAAGTGGATGCAGCAATAAAGGAGCACTCCAGTATCTTGACCGACGAAAAGCAATGCTTTCTACCAAGCGGTGACCCAGTACCAAATGGTTTTCCTGGTGCTTTCCCTTTGAATAGCTACCCCCTTGTTCCAAATGCAATGGAGACCAAAGAAGAACACAGTGCAAGCGCAAACTGGAATCAAGTGGAAGGGAATCTGTCCTCGTACTCTGACAGTCCTATGCATAAACACAATGACACAGAAAGCAAGACTGAGCTGTACAGTAAGTGCATCTCCTCTCCTTTAACACAGCAGCCTATAACGTTTTCCCCGGACGAGATTGATAAATATAGGTTTCTTCAGCTGCAGGCCCAGCAGCATATGCAGAAACAACTTGTGGCGAAGCATTTCAAGGTACTGCCCGCCACAGGACCAGCGGCCTTCTCTGCCTCCCCAGCAGTTCACCCTCTCCCTGTTCAGCAACACGCCTCTGTCGCCACCCTCCACCAGACGCTCCTGCAGAGTTTCGCCCTTTCTGCTGCAGTGCACCCTCACAGCAGCCACCTGTCCGTGACCCATATCCACCCGTTTCCACAATCCCATTTTGCTCCAATATCTCTGTCACCTTTCACTCCAGCCTTCATGCCTATGCATGCAGCCCTACTGTCAGGACACCCGTTCCATCTGGTCTCAGCAAGCCCCATTCATTCTTCCCATCTGACAATCCCCCCGCTGCCTCACGCTGCCTTCCTCCCTACCTTATTTGCTCCGCAGCTCAATGCAGCTGCCTCTTCTGCAATCCATCTCAATCCTTTAATTCACCCGTTTTTCCAAGGTCAAGAACTTCAGCATCATTCTTGA
- the ZNF804B gene encoding zinc finger protein 804B isoform X2, with translation MASTRDFAEKEKAAARALEDVKANFYCELCDKQYHKHHEFDNHINSYDHAHKQRLKELKQREFARNVASKSWKDEKKQEKALKRLHQLAELRKQSECVAGCRPVLKMPQVVVEKQQRSQEKLIFAQKGKKKSTAEGHILTSSTSEKQQELLLSKNQSCIEKCRLLRNRVSCSTDACNRTGVSFSFSRKVHLKLESSASVFSENMEEAFDCNGSPRHTVKQTSKECNACLHMSDERKASLQKRLNTLQGHPDSTASCNQAAKNKTLKGNDQNAYREQVETHLSFCRDKIQSPECASAPGGKEQGREPRESKRFSETIVPSQYQMSNVSMQQNTYKHSDVLLAERIFELSAQQSPEQGHLCEVNYSPCIFKANGSSESSKAANANTETPRGDALVHEIKPKALPFLHVLSKDGSTALRWPTELLLFTKTEPSISYGCNPLYFDFKLSLSHRDNEHHEANTGSCKEHSKTMDIDGNEASGLPENKQLSNEQDNQSLKPKKKKRALSLKRSQPNLDSDPENETNQSAPKYISEELNENLPQVPAQLDCSQRHRTRATSPHRNIPVRSLAQHLQSCEKTLRDEVTENICIYPLVSRTKMQKCVQCEFMYSQRKNNPDLVTTCSSDISDSGKDSILGYPFGSPEKCVENEGKPSFAGCWKFSSLQKSSTDRQSNYSDTSVSSATSYISCYSSHRSSDHSRSHLAFCCKRKQKPVERQKCKHKKHNCISSSDDADEDCLFDNKSQRSRNCTQRQTVKYQRHSRYRHLLQRDISKPSRNRHPLCKHSRSRSYSSSKGSSIRDSGSSERSLSCTRSRGSRSGSLAKESMYSWNQRKEEMKSNYEAESGKSDAARSDCQDGSCLSKHAGTCSINHLGRESVGQEKSLTAKLLLEKVKSKKNQEQLQNMGGFSSACRIDLPYSPLGIKCGSPLESEAAFLLPEKALNINTNSVWNNETSPVESSADKAKAVATVIKNGTLTASTNYSNCLLQDLIQRGTGYQAPSVEVDAAIKEHSSILTDEKQCFLPSGDPVPNGFPGAFPLNSYPLVPNAMETKEEHSASANWNQVEGNLSSYSDSPMHKHNDTESKTELYSKCISSPLTQQPITFSPDEIDKYRFLQLQAQQHMQKQLVAKHFKVLPATGPAAFSASPAVHPLPVQQHASVATLHQTLLQSFALSAAVHPHSSHLSVTHIHPFPQSHFAPISLSPFTPAFMPMHAALLSGHPFHLVSASPIHSSHLTIPPLPHAAFLPTLFAPQLNAAASSAIHLNPLIHPFFQGQELQHHS, from the coding sequence TGTTGCCGGATGTAGACCTGTGCTGAAAATGCCCCAAGTGGTTGTGGAGAAACAGCAGCGGTCCCAAGAAAAACTGATCTTTGCTCAAAAAGGCAAAAAAAAGAGCACAGCCGAAGGACATATTCTCACCAGCAGCACTTCTGAGAAACAACAGGAGCTTCTGCTGAGCAAGAACCAGTCTTGCATAGAGAAATGCCGTTTGCTCCGAAATCGTGTCTCCTGCAGCACCGATGCCTGTAACCGGACAGGAgtgtctttctccttctctaggAAAGTCCATCTGAAGCTCGAATCATCAGCATCTGTTTTCAGTGAGAACATGGAAGAAGCATTTGACTGCAATGGGTCACCTAGGCATACAGTGAAACAGACTTCCAAGGAATGCAATGCTTGCCTACATATGAGTGACGAGAGAAAAGCCAGTCTACAAAAACGATTAAACACACTTCAGGGTCACCCAGACAGCACTGCATCATGCAATCAGGCTGCAAAAAATAAAACGCTGAAAGGAAACGATCAGAATGCCTACAGGGAGCAAGTGGAAACTCATCTTTCATTTTGTAGAGACAAAATACAATCTCCAGAATGTGCCAGCGCGCCTGGTGGAAAGGAACAAGGAAGAGAGCCGAGAGAGTCTAAGAGATTCTCAGAAACTATTGTTCCATCTCAGTACCAAATGAGCAATGTTAGCATGCAGCAAAACACTTACAAGCACAGTGACGTCCTGTTAGCAGAACGCATCTTTGAGTTATCAGCCCAGCAATCACCTGAACAAGGACATTTGTGTGAGGTAAACTACAGTCCTTGTATATTCAAAGCAAACGGATCTTCTGAGAGTTCAAAAGCCGCAAATGCAAATACTGAAACACCGAGGGGTGATGCGCTGGTTCACGAAATTAAGCCCAAAGCCTTGCCCTTCCTTCATGTACTGAGTAAAGATGGCAGCACTGCCTTGCGGTGGCCCACGGAACTTCTTTTGTTTACAAAAACAGAACCTTCTATTTCCTATGGCTGCAATCCattatattttgattttaaacTCTCCTTATCCCACAGAGACAATGAGCATCATGAAGCCAACACAGGAAGTTGTAAAGAGCACTCAAAAACTATGGACATAGATGGAAACGAAGCCTCAGGTCTACCCGAAAACAAGCAACTGTCCAATGAACAAGATAATCAGTCTTTGaagccaaagaagaagaaaagagctcTAAGCCTCAAAAGGTCCCAGccaaatttggattcagaccCAGAGAACGAAACGAATCAAAGTGCTCCAAAGTACATTTCTGAGGAGTTGAATGAAAACTTGCCTCAAGTGCCTGCTCAGCTCGACTGCTCGCAAAGGCATCGCACCCGAGCAACAAGTCCCCATAGAAACATTCCTGTGAGATCTTTAGCGCAGCATTTGCAGAGCTGTGAAAAAACTTTACGGGACGAAGTCACGGAAAACATCTGCATTTATCCCTTGGTGTCGAggacaaaaatgcaaaaatgtgtTCAGTGTGAGTTCATGTATTCCCAAAGAAAAAACAATCCGGATTTGGTCACCACCTGTAGCAGTGACATAAGTGACAGTGGAAAAGACTCCATTCTTGGTTATCCTTTCGGTTCCCCTGAGAAGTGTGTAGAAAATGAAGGTAAGCCAAGCTTTGCTGGGTGCTGGAAATTCTCTTCTTTGCAAAAGTCCTCTACTGACAGACAGTCTAATTATTCTGACACCTCTGTTAGCAGTGCAACTAGTTACATTAGCTGCTACTCTAGTCACAGATCAAGTGATCACAGCAGAAGTCATTTAGCTTTTTGCTGCAAAAGAAAGCAAAAACCAGTTGAAAGGCAGAAATGTAAACACAAAAAGCACAATTGCATTTCATCTTCCGATGATGCAGATGAGGACTGCCTTTTCGACAATAAAAGTCAAAGATCTAGAAACTGTACACAGAGGCAGACAGTAAAATATCAAAGACATTCAAGATATAGGCATTTACTACAAAGAGACATATCAAAGCCGAGCAGAAATAGACATCCGCTCTGTAAACACAGCAGGAGCAGAAGCTACAGCAGCTCCAAAGGTTCTTCCATCCGAGATTCAGGAAGCAGCGAAAGATCATTGAGTTGCACCAGATCAAGAGGCAGTCGTTCAGGATCCCTTGCAAAAGAATCAATGTACAGCTGGAACCAACGCAAAGAGGAGATGAAAAGCAATTACGAGGCTGAATCAGGAAAATCAGACGCGGCACGCTCAGACTGCCAGGATGGAAGTTGCCTATCAAAACATGCGGGGACTTGCTCCATCAACCACTTAGGAAGAGAATCGGTGGGACAGGAGAAGTCTCTAACTGCCAAGCTCCTTTTGGAGAAGGTGAAATCAAAGAAAAACCAGGAGCAGCTTCAGAACATGGGAGGCTTTTCAAGTGCTTGCAGGATAGATCTCCCCTATAGTCCACTTGGAATTAAATGTGGATCTCCACTGGAGAGTGAAGCAGCGTTCCTTTTGCCAGAGAAAGCCCTCAACATTAATACAAACAGTGTGTGGAACAATGAAACCAGCCCGGTGGAAAGCAGTGCAGACAAAGCTAAAGCTGTAGCTACAGTAATAAAGAATGGCACTCTTACAGCTAGCACTAACTACAGTAATTGCCTGCTTCAGGATTTAATTCAAAGAGGAACTGGGTATCAGGCCCCAAGTGTGGAAGTGGATGCAGCAATAAAGGAGCACTCCAGTATCTTGACCGACGAAAAGCAATGCTTTCTACCAAGCGGTGACCCAGTACCAAATGGTTTTCCTGGTGCTTTCCCTTTGAATAGCTACCCCCTTGTTCCAAATGCAATGGAGACCAAAGAAGAACACAGTGCAAGCGCAAACTGGAATCAAGTGGAAGGGAATCTGTCCTCGTACTCTGACAGTCCTATGCATAAACACAATGACACAGAAAGCAAGACTGAGCTGTACAGTAAGTGCATCTCCTCTCCTTTAACACAGCAGCCTATAACGTTTTCCCCGGACGAGATTGATAAATATAGGTTTCTTCAGCTGCAGGCCCAGCAGCATATGCAGAAACAACTTGTGGCGAAGCATTTCAAGGTACTGCCCGCCACAGGACCAGCGGCCTTCTCTGCCTCCCCAGCAGTTCACCCTCTCCCTGTTCAGCAACACGCCTCTGTCGCCACCCTCCACCAGACGCTCCTGCAGAGTTTCGCCCTTTCTGCTGCAGTGCACCCTCACAGCAGCCACCTGTCCGTGACCCATATCCACCCGTTTCCACAATCCCATTTTGCTCCAATATCTCTGTCACCTTTCACTCCAGCCTTCATGCCTATGCATGCAGCCCTACTGTCAGGACACCCGTTCCATCTGGTCTCAGCAAGCCCCATTCATTCTTCCCATCTGACAATCCCCCCGCTGCCTCACGCTGCCTTCCTCCCTACCTTATTTGCTCCGCAGCTCAATGCAGCTGCCTCTTCTGCAATCCATCTCAATCCTTTAATTCACCCGTTTTTCCAAGGTCAAGAACTTCAGCATCATTCTTGA